The Leptotrichia trevisanii DSM 22070 DNA segment AGTGGGAGCAGTATTACAAGGAAAATCTTGAGTTCTTAAATAAAAAATTTGGTAAAAATGCTCGTTGTGTATATGCAGTAATTCACTTCGATGAAAGCACGCCTCATCTGCAGTCGATGTGGACTTTTTTGGAAGAGAATAATCAGAAAGATGAGTATACGGTAAGTGATGTTAATCCAGCAAAAGTAAAATCAGCTTTGAGCAGTGCATTTTTAAGAAGAAATAGGGAGCTTGGATTAGTTGCCGGAACTGATGAGTATAAAAAGGCATTTGAGGAATTTAAGGTTCAAGAAAAGCCTAAAATTATTGAAAGACAACTGGCCAAACTGAACAAAAATAAGTCAGATAAAAAGTTTAAATTTGAGAGTGGAACTTCTCCATTTACTAAAGATTTTTACAGGACTTTCAATGAAGAATTTGTAAACGATTTCATGGTTAATAATGCTGCTGTTAATGAGTTAAAAAATAAGGTTAAGGTGTTTTCAAATGAAGGTGCGGAAGTTGTAGTCAGAAGGACTGAAAAAGTAAATTCTTCTGAAGATCTTGACAGGACAAAATTCGCTATGGAAAAGGAGAAAAAGGAGCTTGAAAGTAAGATTGGCAGCAATGATTATTCAAAAAATGAGTTTATGAAATATACAGAAATTCTTTCAAAAAGGGAAATTATTGATAAAAAGAAAAAAATTTCAAAGGAAGATTTCTTGAATGAATTTAAAAACTATGAAACAGATTTCAAGGCAAGAAAAAGTAATAAGGAAATTACGGATTTTAAGCGTATTTTCAATATAAAGAAGATAATCAAGGACAAATTAAATCAAAGACAGAATAACAAAAATTTCAAGAAAAATCTTAAAAAAGAAATAAAATTATTTGATGAAGTCTTTAAGAATGTAGATTTTGAAGCAATCAATAAAAAAATAGAAGATTATTCAAAAGGAGAAAAAGTTGAAGAGCTGATCAAGAACAGGGATAACCTTTATTTTGAGATTAAAACACTTGAAACTAAAGCGAGTAATCTAAAAAGTTCAATTAATTTTTTGGAAAAGGAACAAAACAGCAAAAATAATGAAATACGTAATCTTGATGAACAAATCTGGGAAAAGAAAATGGAAGCGGAAAAACCTTACGTCGTTTCAGAAAGGCGGAAACAGGAACTCATTAATGAAGCTCTTAACGAAGCGAGAAAACGTGGAGATACCTTGATGAGAAATATTAAGAAGGACGTAGAAAAGGAGGAAGCCAAGAATAATGCCATAAAGCAGGATATTTTAGATAAAGGACTTCAAATGGAACGAGAACTGCAAGAAATTAATAATAAACGTAGGCAGCTTAATGACATTTATGTAGATTTGGAAGAAAAGAAAAGACGTAGAAAAGCCGAACTTGAAAAGCTGGCCCAGCCAATTATACAAAAAGAAGTTGATGATCTGGTTCGTGAACATTTGAGATACTACGAAGTTATAGACAAGGATATTTTAAATTTTAAAGCAAATAACAAATCTGAATATGATAAGTTGTTTGGAGAAGCTCAAGCTAGAGCAGATGAGAAAATTAAGGGAGCTTATATTAGGCGAAAACATGATGCAGGCAGAAAATTTATTAATCAAATGACAAATTTGCTTCACCAGGATTCCAATGGGAAATTTTCCCTTTTAGAAATAGAAAAAACAGTAATAGCAGCCATTGAAAAAGTGACTGGTAATACTTATGGATGGTGGAGTAATTTTAAGAATAATCTGAATATTGAGCTGGAAAACACGATTAAGAATAGGAATGTTGTACGTAATCAAAGAAAAAGCGGTTCTCAATATGATAGAAGTTTATAATATTTAACAAAAAAAGGACTTCAAGTCCTTTTTTATTTGTAAAAATCTCTTTTTGTAATTTTTAAAACTCCTGTTCCACACATATTTCAATATTTCATTTTTTATAATAATACCTCTGTAATTGTTTTAACTATTCTTCCATATTCATATAAATAACGTATTTAGACATCTTTAATAAATCTCTGTCATTATCTCTAAAATACAACTTCATAGCTTCGCTGAATACATCAGCGTCGACTCTGTTCTTGTTTTTGATAATATCTAATATCGTTCTTTTCTTATCATAGCTAAAAATTTTTCTACCAAAAGGATTTGTTATACTTGTCCTACCAATGTTATAATAATCTTTTTTGTTGTATTTAAAAATAATATTGTCCCTTGTTGATTTAACTCTGCTCACATTATCTCCGACTGGAACAGTCATTACATAAATGAGTGGCATTCTAGTAGATAACCCTTGCAAGTAAGTTGCTGTTTCATGGGAAAAATCAATGCAGTATATATTCAAATTTTCCTGAGTAATCTATGGAGCAAATCAAATTTTTGCTAAAAAAGGTATTGAAACTTTTAACATGCGGATAGAAAAAATAGGGATTGACAGAAATAGTGCGAACATTGCCATAAGAAAATACAAGTTATATCTTGAAACAGAAAATTCCATTGAAAAATTAAAAAAAAATAGAAATATAAAAAAGCTTGCAATTTTAAAAAATGTATGGTATATTTAATTTAATAAATTAAATATTGAACGAAAGAAGGTTTTAAAATGAGAAAAAAGAAAACAGTAACAGATCATATTTTGGAAGCTAATAGATCAATAATGGCAGCACAAGAAGAATTAAGAAAAGAAGTTGAAAAACAAGGAAAAATAATAGATAGCCATTCAAAAGAAATAGCAGAATTACAAGATAAAGTAATAGAAATGAGAGATAATGCTATTGTTTTGGAATTAAGACATTTGCCAGGTAAAGCAGTAGCTGAAAAATATAATCTAACTCCAGGAAGAATATCTCAAATAAAAAAAGAAAAAAAGAACTAATTTACTGCAATTCATCTTTTACAAAAATATTTGAAATTACATTGTAATTTAGACATAATTTTATTTTTTATTGTAAATTTTCTATTAAATTTTCTTATGTATATATTGATTAATTTATAGTTTTTAAGTATAAAATATGATAAATAACTTAAAATCCATAGGATAATAGTTAAATTTTTACAAAAGATGAATTGCAACTAATTTAAAAAGTCCTTGACATTTTTATTGAAATAATGTATTATTACAACAAGTGAACGTGAGCAACTTAGAGGGGAGCTCACAAAGTCTTACTTGTCTAATAAAGAAGTAAGACTTTTTTTTTTAGAAAAGGAGTGTTATTGATGAGCAGACCATTTCATACATATGAAGAGCAATTGGAAAAGCTTAAAAGCCGTAGGTTAATAATTGATAATGATGAAGAAGTTATAAAAATTTTGAAGAGGAAAAACTATTATGATATTATAAATGGGTATAAAGATTATTTTATAGATATACCAGCTACAACAGCAGCTGGTGATGATGTGTATAAAGAAGGGACAAATTTTAAGGATATTGATCTTTTGTATGAATTTGATGCAGAAATTCGTTCTATTATTTTAAAGAATATTTTAAAACTTGAAAATATTATCAAAACAAAAATTTCTTATGTTTTTTCAAAGGAAAAAACACAGGAATTTAATTATTTAAATATCAATAATTACGATGAAACTAAAAAAGAAAATGCGACAAGAGTAATTGCTGAAATATCAAATGTTATAAGAAATTGTATGTCTCAAAATTATACTGGTGGAAGGCAAATATCTCATTATTTGGATATACATAGAAATTTGCCATTATGGGTGCTCGCAAAACAATTAACTTTTGGTAATATATCATATTTTTACTCTTCCATAGAAGAAAGTTTGCAAAAAGAAATATGTGAAGAAATAGCAATTGAATATAAAAAGGAATATGATAAAACTATTATTGTAGATGAAAAGAATATGAAAAAAATACTGAGATTTATAAATAGTATTAGAAATATATGTGCCCATAATGAAAGACTGTACAATATTACAGTAAGAATAAACAGAAATAGAATACATAGGATAACACATCCTCATATAGATTTTACTTTTCGTTCAAAATTATTTGATGTTTTAATAATTTTGAAGTTATTTATTACAAGAAAAGAGTTTCAAATATTAGCGAAGGAAATAAGTAATGAGATAAAAAAATTAGGATCAAATTATTCTACAAAAGTATTTGGCGATATATTAAACCAAACGGGAATTCCAATAAAATGGAAGAGAATTATAGGAGATTTATTGGAATGGGAAGAAATTGATTCAAAGGAAGAAAATGAGAAAATAGAAAAATTTATTTATATCAAACATGGAGATGAAATTGACAGCTTAGCAACTATATCAAAAATAGAAGAAATTTATTTAAAACAGGAAAAGGATTTGACTTTAAAAATAGCGTATGGTATGAAATTAATAGGTTATGTATTTAAGTTGAACATGAAAAAGGTTACCATTGAAAATAAAAAAATAACAGAAGAAGATAAAGATTATATAGAAATTTTATATGAAGAAAAAGAAGTTGATAAATTTGAAGAAGAAAATAATTTTAAAGGCGAGATAATAAAAATATTGAATAAAAAATGAAATAGGAGCGAAATCTCCTATTTTTTATAAATAAAAAAAGAGAGGGTCTCATAAGTCAAAAATAATTTTATTAGGGCGTGTCTGAAAACTATCAGAATGATGAATTTTTAACAAATTTTTCCAAAATCAAAAATAATAAACACTGATTTTATCACGATTTGTATAATTTATAAAATTAAAAAAAACATTAAAAATGACATAGATTTCGAGTTTTCAGACACGCCCTAATAAATTTAGAACTTATAAAGGAAGAATATCCACCTATAGATATCAAGTTTACTGATCGAATGAGATATAGCTTTTGATGAATATTATATAAAGCGCAATATATCGGCAATGTCAGATATGTTTGCTAGATATTTAAATCGGAGACTAGATTTATATTTATCTATATTTAGATAAGTAAGAATTAAAAAATTATAATTGAATTTTTTAATAACAAACTAAATTTTTCAATCTACTATTAAATATTTGAAAATAAGAAGACTTATTTATCTACTAAAATAGATGTTTTAATGCACACTTAAAACTATACTGAATTTAAGTGTATAATAAGCCAAATGATGTACACTAAATTAAAATATATTTTAGTATACATTTTTGTAAAGGAGTTGTCTAAATGAAATTTGGATATGCAAGAGTAAGCACGGCAAAGCAGGATTTGACAAGGCAGATAGCATCGCTTGAAAATACTGGCTGCGATGAAGTTTATTGTGATATACAGAGCGGAAAAAATATGAAGAGGGCTGAACTGCAGAAAATTTTATCAAAAATTCGGGAAAATGATACGTTTGTTGTTACAGACATTGACAGGCTTGGGCGTAATTTTACGGAAGTTACTGAGCTTTATACAAAACTTAAAGATATGAAAGTTAATATTGTTGTAATTAATCAGGAACTTTTAAATCATAATGTGAATAACAAGAAAGATGAAATTGTAAATGTTGTTGTGATTCCGCTTCTGATATATTTGGCTGAAAGAGAACGAAGTACTTTGATTGAAAGAATAAATGACGGAATTAAAAATATGCCGCTTGGAAAATCAGGGAAAAGATACAGCAGGAAAACTGGAAATGTAATTGGACGGCCAGTCAAAGTTTTAAATCTTTCAAAAGAGGAACAGCATATGTTAAAACGAGTACGGAATAAGGAAATAAGCGTAAAAAGTTTTTGTAGATTTATGCAAATAAGTAGATCTTCGTATTATAAATATTACAAGAACAGTTATCTTGATTAAAAACTAAAATGAAAGGAATTTCAATTATGACTGATGAATTTTTTGAAGATGAAAATGTAAATGATGAGGAAAATAATCTTGAATATGATAGAGATATTTTTGATATTGAAATTGAATTTGATGACGAAGTAATTAAAAGAATTGAAAGAACTGAAACAACTAGAGAGTTTGAAAAGTTGATTGAAAGTGAGGAGTAACTATTAAAACAGAGTAACAAATTTTTAGACTTAAATTTTAATTTACAACCAAAATTATTACTGTTAAATCATTGCTTTTTTTTAGTCAAAATGTTAAGAATTC contains these protein-coding regions:
- a CDS encoding plasmid recombination protein, encoding MAEISAINNFKKYNSGSGRSSINNVVREAFRELEKFKNNVNQELTQFNKILVKDLSVLERQYYDTEVDSRSRDVVSVVSQVQTGNFEAKNGVDLTYMLSLEKWEQYYKENLEFLNKKFGKNARCVYAVIHFDESTPHLQSMWTFLEENNQKDEYTVSDVNPAKVKSALSSAFLRRNRELGLVAGTDEYKKAFEEFKVQEKPKIIERQLAKLNKNKSDKKFKFESGTSPFTKDFYRTFNEEFVNDFMVNNAAVNELKNKVKVFSNEGAEVVVRRTEKVNSSEDLDRTKFAMEKEKKELESKIGSNDYSKNEFMKYTEILSKREIIDKKKKISKEDFLNEFKNYETDFKARKSNKEITDFKRIFNIKKIIKDKLNQRQNNKNFKKNLKKEIKLFDEVFKNVDFEAINKKIEDYSKGEKVEELIKNRDNLYFEIKTLETKASNLKSSINFLEKEQNSKNNEIRNLDEQIWEKKMEAEKPYVVSERRKQELINEALNEARKRGDTLMRNIKKDVEKEEAKNNAIKQDILDKGLQMERELQEINNKRRQLNDIYVDLEEKKRRRKAELEKLAQPIIQKEVDDLVREHLRYYEVIDKDILNFKANNKSEYDKLFGEAQARADEKIKGAYIRRKHDAGRKFINQMTNLLHQDSNGKFSLLEIEKTVIAAIEKVTGNTYGWWSNFKNNLNIELENTIKNRNVVRNQRKSGSQYDRSL
- a CDS encoding type IV toxin-antitoxin system AbiEi family antitoxin domain-containing protein, with amino-acid sequence MNIYCIDFSHETATYLQGLSTRMPLIYVMTVPVGDNVSRVKSTRDNIIFKYNKKDYYNIGRTSITNPFGRKIFSYDKKRTILDIIKNKNRVDADVFSEAMKLYFRDNDRDLLKMSKYVIYMNMEE
- a CDS encoding Abi family protein, with translation MSRPFHTYEEQLEKLKSRRLIIDNDEEVIKILKRKNYYDIINGYKDYFIDIPATTAAGDDVYKEGTNFKDIDLLYEFDAEIRSIILKNILKLENIIKTKISYVFSKEKTQEFNYLNINNYDETKKENATRVIAEISNVIRNCMSQNYTGGRQISHYLDIHRNLPLWVLAKQLTFGNISYFYSSIEESLQKEICEEIAIEYKKEYDKTIIVDEKNMKKILRFINSIRNICAHNERLYNITVRINRNRIHRITHPHIDFTFRSKLFDVLIILKLFITRKEFQILAKEISNEIKKLGSNYSTKVFGDILNQTGIPIKWKRIIGDLLEWEEIDSKEENEKIEKFIYIKHGDEIDSLATISKIEEIYLKQEKDLTLKIAYGMKLIGYVFKLNMKKVTIENKKITEEDKDYIEILYEEKEVDKFEEENNFKGEIIKILNKK
- a CDS encoding recombinase family protein — translated: MKFGYARVSTAKQDLTRQIASLENTGCDEVYCDIQSGKNMKRAELQKILSKIRENDTFVVTDIDRLGRNFTEVTELYTKLKDMKVNIVVINQELLNHNVNNKKDEIVNVVVIPLLIYLAERERSTLIERINDGIKNMPLGKSGKRYSRKTGNVIGRPVKVLNLSKEEQHMLKRVRNKEISVKSFCRFMQISRSSYYKYYKNSYLD